The Papaver somniferum cultivar HN1 chromosome 6, ASM357369v1, whole genome shotgun sequence genome segment CCACCATTAACTGCAGATCTATCAATATAATTGATTTCGATTTTGTCCCTGACGGATTAGTAATGTTTTCAAGAAAAATCACTCAATATTTTTTAAATTCAGATCTCACAATCGAATCTGCACCACCATCATTTTCATTGCAGCCACTAGCACTAACACCATCATCTGTATCTTCGACGCCATCACCAttaattaccaccaccaccatcaccatctctATCTCGATCTCctcatttttgtttatttttcagaTCTGGGAAATTAGTGATATGGTATGAATATCGATTTTTTGAAGATAAATAGATGTTATCTTAATACGAATCGACGTGAAGATTAAATGGAAAGGTGAACaatcaatttaatttttaaaccttgtgattttgattttgattcagCGAGATCAATGATTTGTATATGATTGTGTTTCAATTGTTTACTGGTAATAATTTAGgtgattttgtgtttatttttggTGGTGTACTAGTGGTAGTGTATGTTgttgtagtggtggtggtggtgatttgtgGCAGGTGTAGTTGTAGTGGTCTTCAGTTTTTTTATGGATCAAAtcctgttgttgatcccatttatggaATCAACTCCtcttgttgatcccatttatggaatcaactcctgttgttgacaacattttttatgggatcaaataCTGACTCCTATTGTTTGATGTGGTGATGGATGATGTTATAGTGGAgatgatggtagtggtggttgtgaagGTGCTGGTGGTGGCTTTTGTTGGTATTGTGGAATCAACAATGGAGTTTGATTTATTTTGCAACTATTTTGGCTTCAGGAGCAGACATGGGAACTACTACATTGGGGATTATGTATGTATTAGGTACTGAAATCACCAACAATGCATGATATTGataatttatgggatcaactcctactGTTGATACCATTTTtaagggatcaactactgttgttgacaccacttatgggatcaactcttgttgttgacaccgtttttatgggatcaactactctTGTTGATATCATTTCCTTAGATTAGTATAATTATGCCATACattctgattttttttatgaatgtttttcttgtgtttctcaaggatatgtcaGTTTGCAGGTTCCAGGTTTATTAGTTTTTACAGGAAACATACTTATATAAATATGTTGATCtcattttttgtggatcaacttccattgttgatcccactTAAAGGGATCAACTTTTATTGTTGACCCATTCACTGGGATCAAATTTGATTGTTGACACAATAAAAGAACCGGAATATGTATTCGTAAacttatttttgaacttttattttttggatcaacttcggttgttgaggCCAAATTTTAACGGCGGTGGTGGTGACGGCGGCGGCGGAAACAGCGGCGACGGCAACAACGGCGACAACAGCAGTGACAACAATGacaatgatggtggtggtggtgaaatattagtggtggttgtggtggtggattggtggtggtggcggtgctggtggtggtggaatggcggTGGTGGTAGTGGCTGTGAAATAAGAAAAAAAGTTGTTAATGGATAAGATAAGGTTTGtaaatgaaaataattataagTGAGGATATTAATATAATGTATATTTTaatggataatttttttttaaatgatagggatatttttattgtttatatttattggATGTCAAAACTAAACGTATTTTATTAATATACCCATATAACTCTCTATCCTCGACAATGTACTGGAATCTGTATTAGAAATTAGACAACCAACATTAGTGTCTTAGGTAGTCCAAAAAATCGATGAGCACAAACAGGGCATTTGGTCTAGTAGGGTGCGACAGGTGCCGATTTCAGTTCTCGGAATGCCCccattgtttgtttgttttttttttgtttttttacagtGACTTTTTAGTCGATTGGGTCAAACGTATGCACTGTTCTTGTGTTGCGTTTCACTTTTTATGTTACGTAGACCTCCTACTTTCCAACTTAGACGCACTGTTAAAAGAAGCGTCTATACAACAGAGAATATGCATACGTATAGTTTAATTCACGTAACCCACCAAGCTTGCCCTTATCAGTGGTAGAGCGTCAGTCTTGTAAACTGAAGGTCCGCAGTTCAATCCTGCGTGAGGGCAGCATTTTTACTTTTTTCTGTTTTTGTGCAAGACAAGACTAGCTAGTATCCTATATATTCCAATTCCTAGCACAAATTTATAGTCCCACAACGATTAATTAGAAACAAAATTTTCTGTTTAAATACCGTCTGCAAGTCAGTTACTATTGAGCAATGATATGACAAGCACGATGTGGATAGGGTTCCCGTAATCTTCAGATTTTTTCTCTGAAGAAAATGTGCAAATATGAGCTCAttctttttttgatatttttttgctCATGGCACTGCAAGATTATTTATCTTGTTTTCCTTTTTTCGACATGGGTTTAAACACCAAGTTCTTGTTTTCCTTTGTACTTTTGGCAGTCGCGGTTCCTTTAGTGGGGAATGTTGTTGTTTGGAATGTTGGTGATGATGCTGGTTGGTCCGGTCAGGCTCAATTTGATTACCATTATTGGGCTTGGGACCAGTTTTTGTTGTTGGTGATGACAATCTTTGATTTTTCTATGATCCCAACACCACTAATGACGTGATTTCAAATCATGTAATCCATCATCGCCACTCGCTACCTACAACACCGGGAACATGTAAACACATGAATTTGATAGCATGGGTGTGCCCGTAGTAAAGAGATGTTGTATAATAAATCTCGTTGTAAGGAGATTGTCCACTTGAGGTGTACATGTAAGCCAACTTTTTCTATAAAAAGAGGTTTTCCAAGAAGAAAGAGGGGAGAGCTAGTAGGATATcttagaagaaagagaaagaattttCCAGAGAATATTATTGTGTATTGGGATTACTCTCCGCATTACCCTATAATAATTTATTAAGGGTGTTTACAGAACGATACAGTTCCAATAACAAAACTCCACCAGTATTTCATCACTGGTAATCCTGTTGACTGCAACAACGACCTCAAGGTTGATATTACAGCTTATGTTAGGTTTTGGCGGTCCGGCCCCACCTACGGCCCCGACGGCTATGTCAACGTACCCAAATTTGAAGATACACCTACTGAAGGCACAAACACGGCTGAAGACATGTCATGCGATTCAGATTCATCGAAGGGGCAGCAGCTTCGACTCCAGCTATGTGCCTACTTCTACATAGGAAGAAGGGGAAGCCAAGACTCGAAATATATCGCCTAATTTCACTACTTCTATGCCTTAGGAATTCAAATTTCTGCATCTAAATTTTTCTTGCAACTTTATTCTAGTCTTAGCCGCAGGTCTAGTACTTGTTCCTGCATTAGGTTTTGTTTATTAGTTTTGGAATTttaatttatgatttttttcttcagaaattgGTAATGGCACTTTGATTCAAATTTCAATGGAATATGTTAATTACTTTATAAGTTTTGATGCCATATACAGAGATTGGTGGTATTTCTtggaactttttttttctttctggagACGAACTACAGCACTGCATGAGTTTATGAAATTTACAGTACAAACTTATATTATCTACATCCAGTTGAAACGGAAACCTTGTATGTCATGCCCAAAATTACAATTATAAAAACACAAGAATCTACCACAAATGCGCTCTATGTGTAACTTCCGGTGGCATAGTAGCCAGGTTGCTTTGTGTTTGTAATTCCATTAATATGGCCTTGCATCCCATTCGCGCCATATTGTTGCCACATTAACTGTTCCTCCACCAAAAGTTTCTGTTTCTTTTCCATCTCTGACATCTGCACATAAGAAGGTGGTGCAACCGATGTTGACGCTGCAAACGGATCTACCCACGGACTCCCCGTTGTTGTTGAGCCTTCGTTTGGCGTTGAAGAAGATGGTAATGCTAACATCACTGGCTGTTTCGGGTCTACTGGCCGTAACGCAACACTGCTCGCACTTCCTGTATCTGTTGCGTGACTTAACGGTGCCATTATTGATTGTTGATACATGCCATCAAGAACTAACAGATCAAAACCACCTCCAAAAGTAGCTTGTTGGTTAGATAAGTGACTTGCCGATTCAACCAAAGCTGTTTCCCAGTCACCGCCAGAATCTTCTTCGAATGCTGTCCATGCAGAACCGCTAGTTGTTGCGTTGGTAGGCACTTCTGTAGACCAGCCATCAAATAATGCTAAGGCTAATTTGTTAACTTGTTCTTCACTTCTAGCCATGGTTTCATCGTCGAATAAATTCAACAAATCAGCTTCTTTttggtcttcatcttctttcttgcaTTCTACTAATTGTTTGTCTTCattttcaccttcttcttcagccTTTTCTGCATCAGAACCTTCTGGTGGTGGCAATGCTTTGATTTCGTTCGGGTCTTCTTCGTCACCTTTTTCACCATCTTCTTGATTAGTAGGTGCCTGTTTCATGCTTTCTTGCCTCTTGCTCATAGCTCTCTTGTAAATTACCAAGTTCGATTTTTCTCGAATGAATTCCTCCATGATCTCCAACTTTTGGTGTGTGATTTTCTCAATTTCTGGGTAATCTCCAGAACGAGCGATCCCCATAGACTTGCACCATTCGTAAAAAACATCAAggtcttcaaattgtttccctATACGGGTAAAGAGCTCGTGCACTCTTGTGCATACAGGGACGTCTAGTTCCATGAACTGTTCAACGAAAAAGCAAACTATTTTGGCCAAGTCGAAGTATATCTGGAAACTCTCTTTCACCAGAGGATATAATGCGATAATCACCATTCGGTTACATTTCGCCTCACCTGCATGCATATACGTACGTAAAACCATAAGAATAAGATTTTGGTGATTATACACAGCAGAAACTCTATTAATTAATTCTCGATTATTTAATAATACTTCTAAAATAACATAATTCTCTGATCTCAATTAGGCTTACAAAAGTTAAATTTTGCTTGTCCCATGggcattaatttatagagttccAACTGTATTGCAGATATTTGTGAAGTGTACTTACCTGTGGGGCGACATGCAAGGAACCGTTCAAGGACAAGCTGAAGGCGTTCAGCTCTATTAAATACACGTTCCAGCTTCTTCTTAGTATCCTTTTCCGTAGTTACGCTTgacaaatcttcttctttaacttCTTGAGGACCATCTTTCGCTTCTCCTTCAACATTAGGAATACTAGCTTGACTACGTCTTCGTCTACTCTGCATTCGGTACTCCAAACGTTCATCCAAATACAATCCATACGTACgtacaaatgaagaaaaatcccAAGATCCAGAGGACGAAGCGGTATCACGAAAATCAGACAAATTAAGCAACCGGCATCCTCGCCTAGTCGCGATATAGATTTCTTGCTCATAAGCTGAATCACCCTCAGAAACAAGTCGATGGATCAACATTAGGGTTTTTAACGCTACGACCCAATTCTTAGTTTTGCTGAGTCTTCTTGATAGAGTGTGAACGCATGCACTGACATATGCACGAGAGTAACAAGTTAAGC includes the following:
- the LOC113288371 gene encoding putative clathrin assembly protein At1g03050, whose product is MGGQSKIVKALGAVKDQTSISLAKVSNDDTVLADIDVAIVKATRHEECPADERHVREILSLTCYSRAYVSACVHTLSRRLSKTKNWVVALKTLMLIHRLVSEGDSAYEQEIYIATRRGCRLLNLSDFRDTASSSGSWDFSSFVRTYGLYLDERLEYRMQSRRRRSQASIPNVEGEAKDGPQEVKEEDLSSVTTEKDTKKKLERVFNRAERLQLVLERFLACRPTGEAKCNRMVIIALYPLVKESFQIYFDLAKIVCFFVEQFMELDVPVCTRVHELFTRIGKQFEDLDVFYEWCKSMGIARSGDYPEIEKITHQKLEIMEEFIREKSNLVIYKRAMSKRQESMKQAPTNQEDGEKGDEEDPNEIKALPPPEGSDAEKAEEEGENEDKQLVECKKEDEDQKEADLLNLFDDETMARSEEQVNKLALALFDGWSTEVPTNATTSGSAWTAFEEDSGGDWETALVESASHLSNQQATFGGGFDLLVLDGMYQQSIMAPLSHATDTGSASSVALRPVDPKQPVMLALPSSSTPNEGSTTTGSPWVDPFAASTSVAPPSYVQMSEMEKKQKLLVEEQLMWQQYGANGMQGHINGITNTKQPGYYATGSYT